The genomic window TATTTTTCTTCTTTTTTTTTTAAAATCTAATGAATTTTTGTATTTAAGATTTCATTAAATTTAGAATCTCATTGCCATAATCTGTTAATTCGTATAATCGGCCTCGTTTGGTTTCAGGATTCAATAAACGAATCAACTCCTTTTCTCTCAATTGGCTTAATATTCGACTGACATTATTCCTATGGATACCAGTTTTTTTGCTTATATCCGTAGGCTTTAAAGTTTCTCCTTCTAGTGCTCTAAACACTTTCTCTCTGTTTTTGGACAATTTGATGAATTCTATAATAATTTTCTCAGAGTCTTTCATAGTATCCCTTCAACTGTTTTATTTTATATTAAACTTCATCCTATTTATTTTTTGTTTTAAACTTATAGAACTTATTTCGATTAAGTTTAATATATAAAACTATTCTTAATAATAACTTAGCTATTTTAAATTAAATGTTTATCCTCCTTATATTTATTAAATAGCAAATCGATAGTTATCTGATAGCTATATTATAGTTATTAGATAGTTATTAGATAGTTATTAGATAGTTATTAGATAGTTATTAGATAGTTAGATAATATTAAATAGTTTTTAGATAGTTATCAGATAGGTAAAAAACAATATTCCTATTTCAAATAATACATAATTATAAAAAGAAAAAAATTATATATTTATATAGTTAAATACTTATTATTTTTCAGGTGTAAAAATGAGCGAATCCCCACAGCAAATAGCTATTGAAAATGAGATAAAAGTGCAGAAGGATAAGTTTTTATCTTATTTTAATGGATCTTTACCAGGTACAATGGAATTGGAATTTGAAGGATTCTATAGGAGAGGATTCTTTGTAAGCAAGAAAAGGTATGCTGTAATTGAAGATGGAAAGATTATTGCAAAAGGCCTTGAACTTGTCAGAAGAGATTGGGCGCCAATAGCTAAAAAGACTCAGGAAGATATCCTGATGGCTATCTTGAAGGAGGGGGATGTCAAAAAAGCCGAAAAGATCATCAGCAAGGTTCTAAAGCAAATCAAATCCGGAAACTTGGATATGAAGGAACTGATTATTCATACCCAGATTACCAAAAACCTTGATGATTATAAGCAAGTTGGACCTCATGTTGTTGCAGCTCGAGAGATAGAGGCTCATGGAATCAAGGTAGGCAAGGGAACCATTGTCCAATACATAATTGCAAAAGGCAAGGGTTCAATCAGTGAGCGTGCGGTTCCTTATGAATACAGTGAAGGAATCGAATATGATAGGGAATATTATATTGAAAATCAATTGATTCCTGCGGTTTCAAGGATGATGGAGCCTTTAGGTTATGATAAGGATAGATTAAGGGAATTATCTTCCAATGAAAGACAACAAAGTTTGGATGCTTTCTTTTAATACTTAATCAATTTAAATTTGGAAATATTTGGTCCAATAAATAAATTTTAGGAATTTTTATATAATAATAAAATAAATAT from Methanobrevibacter sp. includes these protein-coding regions:
- a CDS encoding winged helix-turn-helix domain-containing protein, with protein sequence MKDSEKIIIEFIKLSKNREKVFRALEGETLKPTDISKKTGIHRNNVSRILSQLREKELIRLLNPETKRGRLYELTDYGNEILNLMKS
- a CDS encoding DNA polymerase domain-containing protein, with amino-acid sequence MSESPQQIAIENEIKVQKDKFLSYFNGSLPGTMELEFEGFYRRGFFVSKKRYAVIEDGKIIAKGLELVRRDWAPIAKKTQEDILMAILKEGDVKKAEKIISKVLKQIKSGNLDMKELIIHTQITKNLDDYKQVGPHVVAAREIEAHGIKVGKGTIVQYIIAKGKGSISERAVPYEYSEGIEYDREYYIENQLIPAVSRMMEPLGYDKDRLRELSSNERQQSLDAFF